In Lolium perenne isolate Kyuss_39 chromosome 5, Kyuss_2.0, whole genome shotgun sequence, the sequence ATATATGTGTTTCATAGGAATGTGTGAATGCCATGTATTTTCCAAACAAATGAAGGTCGAACACGATGTAGAAAGATCAAATTAAATAAAATTTAAAAACTTATTGTTTAGTCTACGGTTATATTGACTTGGAGAAATTTTTCTATTTACTttatgcataaaaattattatatTTGATTAGAAATGTCTAAATATCGTATGGTTGGTGCTCAAGTAAACCCTAACTATTAAGCAAATTGATTGTTAACTTAGCCCGCCAATTTAAAATCACATAAACGTGGGCATAGAATGATTGGACTGGAAAGTAGGATTATTGCAGAGGGAGTTAAGATGTAGATAAAATAATATCGTATCCGTTGGAAAATAGTAGCATTTTAAATAGTGAAATATCAATAACTATAGTTAACGATACGTACATATATATTGCTTTAACATGTAAAAAGAAATTAAGAACATTAAAATTTAAAACATTATTTTGAGTAACATGTCCATGTACCAATTACCCGTCAAAGTTGGTGCTCAAGTAAACCCTAACTATTTAGCAAATTGATTGTTAACTTAGCCCGCCGATTTAAAATCACATAAAAATACTAGCTACCTCTGAATTATCTCAATTGTATATACCGAACAAATTCCACACATTAATATTATAATTATAGTGTTTTCGGAAAAAAAAACCGATAACCATTTACCCAAAAACGAGAGATGATTAATGATATTTTATATACATGTGATTTTATTTAGTATGGGTGGTGGCTATAGACTTCTCATTATTTTGTATCACATAATGTGAATGACCATGAGAGTCCATAAATTTATATAATGGTAAATTTTAACATTCTAAGGATAATGCTCCTCTTTAAAATATAGCAACTAATGACGATGCCCTCCCAAAATAACACAATGACCATTtgtataaaaaaagaaaaaatgatTAAACATGTTATATGCCGTTCTCTACTGGTTGTTACACAACCATATAATATATTTACATATTGTGACACGATATGAATATACAAGATTACTGACACGATATGATATACAAGATTTATATGATCAAAGAATAATGAGACCAATAATTAAACAGTATAAatgttgccctcgcatttgcgagggccaccttgctagttttATTTACAAAACAGTTTACGGACTGATGTGACAAGCCATGGATCCATACGCGTGAGTATTTTTCGGAGCAACCACCGGATCTCACCAACTGTATAAAGCCACGTTCATCCGTAAGTTTAGTCCGTAAGTAGTTTTCCGTAGGTGTAGGATTACCGCTGCTTTACTCTTTTGTGGAACATTTGGTTTCCTGAACCAGtttgtttgaagttgtggatttgtgCAATTTAATTAAGATCAGGACACACTCCTACTGGGCTTCAGTAGGCCAGCATATCAAGTGTGGGCATCTCAGCGCCGCAACGGAAGGATCGGATGTGTACATTTCAGCGACCTGACCTAAACAGACCGACCAATCTAACGACCCATCCCGCTCATCAAATTTAGATTATAGATGCGTCTGCGCGGATAATACTTCATTAGGATCAGACAGCCATATAATACTTCATTAGAATCAGACAGCCATATAATACTTCATTAGAATCAGACAGTCATATTACAAAAAGGCTGCATGCTCGTAGTAGCTACCAACTCTATATTTATGCTCGTAGTTATAGTTGAATGGTGTATGCTCGTAGTTATAGATGAGTGGATTACATATATAAAACCCTATCCGAAGTAAACACCGTaccaaaaccctaattaaacaaaaCCTAAACCTCTGTTGTGGCAGAGAAACAGCGATAAGGAGGgcattaggggggggggggggggggggcttaagTTCCGGTTtgtattacgaaccgggactaaaggtgcctCCAGACGTGATCTACGGCGCCCCCACGTGGAGGACCTTGCAACCGGGACTAGGGGGGGCCTCTAGTCCAGCATATACAATTCCTGGAGGTCAATCGGGACTAAAGGTACTCCCAAACCGGTATAAAAACTATATTTTCCACTAGTGTATCAGGACAAAAATTAAATGGTTTTAGAGTCGACTGAGAAATGAGAATCATCAAAACCGAACATATACCAACACCGACTAGATGCCATCTTACCCACAAATTAAGCATCCTTGTAAAAGAAAAGAGAAATTAGGCATCAAGTGGCAGTCCTCGATCGGAATAAATTAAAGCTATCGATCAATGCATGGCCGAACCGAAAGGGACTTTAGCATCCAGAAGGAATTTCATGGAACGAGATGAGTCGATAAAAATGCTGCATGCTCCTTTTTCAATGTCGCCTGGCCTATAGGCAGACCTGCACCGTACCTCCTTGGATTTGGCTGCCAACTTTGCATACTTGCATACTTGCAAGCTGCGCCCCCATGCCGAGCATGAGGGAACCACGGGCGATGATGTGCGGCCGGTGCGGCGCGTACCTGACGGCGCCGCCGGGCGCGCGCTCCGTGTGCTGCGCACTATGCGACGCCGTGACGCGTGTCCAGCGCCGGACAAGCggccttgaagaattcctcaaggGCTTGATCTACTCCCTGATGTTCCCACCTCaggcgccgccgtcgtcgtctggGGACTGGCTGCCGGCCAGCTACCCGCGCGAGCCCCCCGGCAGGAAGCGGGCGCTCCTCGTCGGCATCTCTTACAGCAATACTAAGTACGAGCTCAAGGGGAGCGTCAACGACGTCAACACCATGAGCTACCTGCTCCGCAAGAGGTTCGGCTTCATCAGCGACAACATCCTCCGCCTGACAGGTAGGTGAACAGAATCTTTCAACACCATGAGCTAGCGATCGACGTAAATCTTTTAACCTTTGTTTTTCGTTGGTCGATCGATCGACAGCGGAGGAGGGGGACCCGAACCTCATGCCGACGATGAAAAACATCCGGCTGGGGATGCGGTGGCTGGTGCAGGGCTGCAACACGGGTGACGCCATGTCCCTGGTGGTTCATTTCTCTGGCCGCGGCTTGGACAAGGCGCTGTGCCCGCTCGACTTTGAGGCCAGCGGCGTGATACCGGACTACGAGATCAACGAGACAATCGTACGGCCACTCGGCCCGGGCGTCAAGCTCCACACCTTGGTGGACATCGATAACAGCGACACCGTCGTGCTTGACCTCCCCTACCGCTGCCGCATACTATCAAGGTACGTACTGGATTAATTAATTGGAGGAGAAACATCTATCATCGCCCGCGCGCCTCACTCTGATCATATGCGCGCGCATCTTACAATTAATATTAATTTTATATATTTTTCGATCAAGATTCGGGCAGTGGAAATGGGAAAACCATCAAGCGGAGACGCCCAAGGGTACCAATGGAGGACTCGCGATATCTATCAGCGGCTGCAGAGACAGCCAAAACACGCGCACAACTTCAGCCTCTCCCCCCGTAGTTGGCGGCGCCATGACTTACAACTTCATCAGAGCGTTGGAGTCTGAGCCAAGCACCACCTACGGTCGCCTCATCAACGCGATACGGGCTGAGATGAGCCCGGTAATTAACAAAAATTCATCTGACATACATGAAGCTGCCGCCATTCTTATGCTAACAGTTGGATGTCCATCTAATTAACTGATCTTTTGGATCGGCTTTTCAGGAGCCCCAGCTACGCGCATCGGAAGAGTTTGACATCTACCGGAAGCCGTTTCTCCTGTAGAAGACTTACTGTTACCGGATCAGGACGTGTGGCGCGCGGCACTCAACACCACCACCATATATATCTTACTCCCTCCCATAAAAGTTGTCCTAACTTTATTTCAATTACCACAGTGATCCTCGCATATGCGAGAAAATTGGCATGGACATTTTGTTGGATACGTGCCTAGAGACAAATAAATAAAGATGTTTTTTATTGTCATATCTTTTTTTTTGTTCATAATAAGTTTTATGACATGCTATACCACAGATCTTCAACCAGTTAACACCATTACTGGCCAGATAACGGCGTCTGCTATGTGTAAGTTTGCATACGTCAGCAGACAACGGTATTCCAAAACTCTTTTACCAAGGTCCGATTTTTCGTCACTAAAGGCGCCTCAAACGCTACAGGATAAAAAAAAAATCCATGGTTAGTCCTTAGGCGACGCGATATGCACCACAGAACCCGTTTCACCGGCttagactgatacgtccaaattgcatcactattctatatcataatttgctgttattcattgatatatttcatatttagagatgatacttatgttatttcatctattttgcatgtttgatgattattggagaCTTAACTgtcggagtcagaattctgctggaaaaaggaccGTCAAGACACCATATTTCTGATGATCAGCAATTCCCAGAAAATAtcctgaaaatcctatttttccagatgacggaggatgCCAGAAGGGGAGCCTGAGGTGggccaggaggggcccacaccacccctaggcgcgggccaccccctggccgtgcctaggcatggtgtggtggccctggcccACTCCTGACACCGTCGCGTATTTCATCCCCCGAGAACCCTAAACAGAGGGGGAGCGAAGAGAGAAATATTCCGCCGCCGCTACGAGGCAGAAAACCAcagagagagaaaagctctccggcaggcagaaatctgccggggaaactccttcccggaggggggaaatcatcgccatcgccaccgtcatcgagTTGGACTTCATCGggatgatcatcatcatcatctccaccaccagcaccatcatcaccgtcgTCTCCACTCCGTCCCGCTGTAATATTTTGAgtttgatacttgtctagttcataggggaaactttcccagtgttgattactccttgtagttgatgctattgagtgaaaccgttgaattaaggtatatgtccagattgttattcatcattatatcacctctgattatgattCGTAtgctgtcttgtgagtagttcgtttagttcttgaggacatgggagaagtcatgatgttagtagtggaactatgttgagtaatatttagcgATTTGATATTTGAGTTGTGGTgtgattcttctagtggtgtcatgtgaacgtcgactacatcatacttcacctttatgggcctaggggaatacatcgtgtatttggctactaattgtggggttgcgggaGTGACGGAAACCCAAACCCCGGTAGGAAACCACTGCAcgagggagtgtaggatctcaaaatttaaggctgtggttagatttatcttaattactttcttgtagtgttgcggatgcttgcaaggggtataatc encodes:
- the LOC127298969 gene encoding metacaspase-1, with translation MPSMREPRAMMCGRCGAYLTAPPGARSVCCALCDAVTRVQRRTSGLEEFLKGLIYSLMFPPQAPPSSSGDWLPASYPREPPGRKRALLVGISYSNTKYELKGSVNDVNTMSYLLRKRFGFISDNILRLTAEEGDPNLMPTMKNIRLGMRWLVQGCNTGDAMSLVVHFSGRGLDKALCPLDFEASGVIPDYEINETIVRPLGPGVKLHTLVDIDNSDTVVLDLPYRCRILSRFGQWKWENHQAETPKGTNGGLAISISGCRDSQNTRTTSASPPVVGGAMTYNFIRALESEPSTTYGRLINAIRAEMSPEPQLRASEEFDIYRKPFLL